In Spirochaetota bacterium, the genomic window AAAAAATTATATTTATACTACCTATCTCAATCTCTGAAACATCCCTATCTTCTTTAAAATCATAATTAAGCTTTATTTTTTTTGGATATACTACTTCAAAAAAATCTTCTATTTCTAAATATTTTCCTTCTTTTTTTTCGCTATATTTACATCCTCCAGCAAGGGATTCATTCCATAAAATATCTTTATATTTTTCAGTTATGTAAAGCCTAGGTTTTCTTTTATAAAAATATCTATTCATTAAAGCAATCTCTTCTACTCCACCTATATGATCAGCATGAGAGTGAGTCAATATAAGATTATCAATATTTGAAACATTTAGCTCAACTTTAGCCAATGCTTCCGGAGCTCTATTACCAAAATCAACGAAAATGGATGTATTTCCTTTAATAATCACTAAATTATTTTGATATAAAGTTTTTGCAAAAGCAGATCCACAACCTAGAAAATATAAAGTTAGCTCTCCATTATTGCTAAGAGGAAGTGCATCTTCATTAAATCTATAAACTTTAAGATTCTTTATCATCTTCGCTTTCACTAAATTTTTCTTCTAAATATTTTCTCAAAGCAAAATCAGGATTAAAACCAATCAGTAATGCTATTAAGATTATTTTAAATAAAAATTCTGCAATTACCATTTCAAATTCTTCATTAAATAAGTTTACCTTATCATTATTTCTTTTATTATTTTCGATTGTTTTATTTAAATAAATTTCGAATTTATTTGATAATTTTTTAAAATCATCAATTAGTTTTAATATATTTTTATTATAAATTAAGCCTTTTTTATTAATAATCTTCATTGCATAAATTAATGTTGGTAATGCTCTAATTTTGTTATTCTTTTTTTCTTCATTCTTCTTCTCATTCCAATATTTAAGAGCTTCTGATGATGAATAAGCTTTTTTATCTCCAAAAACATGGGGATGCCTTCTAAAAAGTTTTTCTATTATACCTGTATATACATCTTCTAAGCAAAATAAACCCTCTTCCTCAGCTATTCTCGATATCATATATACTTGGGAAAGTATATCACCAAGTTCCTCTTTCAAATTTTCTATATCTTTATTTTCCATTGCATCATATACTTCATAAACTTCCTCAAGTATATATTGTGAAAGAGATTTTATAGTTTGACTTTTATCCCATGGACACCCATTTTCAGATCTCAATACATCTACAATTTCTTTCAATTTTTTTGACAAACAAGATAAATCCATAAAGCCTACTCACCATTATTATTCCTTTTTTCTATCTCTTTTTCAAGAGATTCAATAAGAGATTTAAAAGTTTCATAATTTTTCTCTGAAAGACTTGAAAGAATTTTATGATCATTTAGAACAGATTTAAGATATTTTATTTCATCATCATTTATACTTTTTACTTCTCTTAAAATTTCTTCATTAAATTCAATAATATCTTTTTTTAATATAAACAAATTTGTTAAAGAATATTTTTTAAATATTTCTTCAACATAATTATTTCCATAAATTATTGGAACTTTAGCTTTTTCGTTTTTAACTTTCAAGCTAATATGTACAAGTGATCCTATAAAAGAAGAATCCATATATGTTATATCTGACATTATCAAAATAAGATTCTCATAATTTTTTTCGTTTTCAATAGTTTCTTTAAAAACCAATGATATTTTAAAATTTGAAACTTTAGGTAAAACAATTAAAAGATCATTTCCTATTTTACCAATCTTAAAAAATTCTTCCATAATGACTTCCAAACAGATAATTAAAACTTAACTTTTGGGACCTGTTTTTCCTCTTCTGTTATTTCAAAATATTTTTTTGGAGTAAACCCAAACATTCTAGCAAAAAAAACTATTGGAAATTGTCTTATTTTTTTATTATATGTTGCTACGATATCGTTATATCTTTTTCTTTCTACAGATATTCTGTTTTCTGTTCCTTCAAGCTCTGTTATCAAAGCCTTAAAATTCTCATTAGCTTTAAGATCTGGATAATTTTCTACAAGAACCAGTAACCTAGAAATGGCTTGGCCAAATTGATTATTAGCATCTATTTTTTCATCTATAGTTTTAGCACCAAGTGCTTTCGCCCTTGCTTCAATAACAGAAGTCAATGTCTCTTTTTCAAAATTAGCATAACCCTTAACAGTTTCTACTATATTTGGAATAAGATCAGCCCGTCTTTTCAATTGTACATCAACCTGAGCCCATGCTGCATTTACTTCTTCATCAAGTCTTACTATTGAATTATAAGTAGATATCAGTGAAATAATCATAAGAAAAATAACTATTACGATACCAATTAAAATATAATTTTTGTTCATAATTTACACCTCTTTCAAAAATAATTTAAAATAATTAAATTTTATCAACCTTAGCAATTAAATAATTAATAAAAATATAAAAATTATCCAGAACAAAATTAATATCATCAAAATTTATTTTTTCTTTTAAGATTTTTAATATATTATTTCCAGCTTCTATGTTATAATGTTCTGTTAATTTTCTAATATTTTCATAACTATCTAATGAATAATCAAGATTTAATAAATACAATAATGAAATAAAGATAAAATTATAGTTTTTAATTGTATTTTTTAAAATTTTAATACTTTCTTTTTTACTTCTTATTAACACACTTTTATTTATAATATTAAATATTAAATTTCTAAATTCTCTCTCAATCTCAACTCTTATTAATTTATTATCAATTTCAATATCATTTATAATACTTTTACCATAAATATTTTTTGATAAATTTTTGATAAAAAATATACTTGCTCCATAAACATCAATGCCATTTCTCAAAAATTCTTCTGTAATTATTAAAGGAAAAAATTTATAAAATTTAAAATAAGATTTCAAAACTTTTTTTATTACTTTATTATTTTCAAATTTATAGAATTCAAAAATAATTATTAAGAAATCATTTTCTATTTCTCTTATTTCTTTTAAATTAACATCTTTAAATTCTTTTATTAAATTTTCAATAAATACTCTTTTTAATCTTTCTCTCTTTTCAATCTTCATATTTTACTCCATATCATTTTTAACTATAATTTACATTTAAGATTTCTTTTATAGTATAAAAAATACTAAAAAAATTATTTTTAATATTAAATATTTATTTCATATGATAAATATTTAAAATAAAAGTTTTAATATAGACATTTTATTTAATAAAATAAAACTATAAAAATTTATTTTTATTTTAAGAGTTATTATAAAAATTTTTAAAAATTTTTGAATAAATTAAAAAGATGAAGTAGCCCCTCCTCCACCAGACCTTCCACCTCCAAAACCACCAAAACCACCACCTTTGAAATTACTATTGTTTCTGCCAAAATAACCACCACCTCCAATATTCATATAAATTAAGAATGGGAGAAAATTTGGAAAAAATCTAAAAAATAACAAAAACATTATTATTATAAAAATAATAAAAATTGGATCACTCTTACCTCCATATTCATCTTCATTATTTTTAAAATATTTATCATAGTTCTGTTCTTCTATCTGCGCTTTTTTCAAAATATCTTCAAATTTTAACTCATTTACCTTACATATTTCTTTTGCAAGCCTTAAAGTTAAAATATAAAATCCATCATTAAAGTTGCCTTCTTTAAAATATGGGACCCCATAACTATCTAGAAAATCTTTTGCTTTTATATCAGGAATATCGCCTTCAAGACCATAGCCTACTTCAATTCTTACTTTTCTTTCATTGTAAGCTAAAATTATAAGTATCCCATTATCTTTCCCTTTTTTGCCAATTTTCCATTTTTCAAAAACCTTTACAGCTACTTCCTCTATACTATTATTATTTATTGAACTTAGTGTCAATATAGCTATTTCTACTGATGTAGTTTCATCTAATACTTTAAGAAGATTATTAATTTTAATTTCATAACTATCACTAATTAAATTTGCAAAATCATTTACATAATTATAATAATTAGGTATTTCAAAAGAAAAAAAAATTAAAACCAGAATAATAAAAATAGGTAATATTGTTTTTTTCATAAATAGAACCTTAATAATTTTTAACACAATTATATAAAAATGACTAATTAGAATTAGAAATTTTTATATAATAAATTTTTTATTATAATTAACATAATATTCATATTTGTATATTTATTAAAATATAAAATTATATTTAAATATATCAAGTAATTCAGAAAAAAATTTTATGGAACTTTAAGTATTAAAAAAATATTTTTACTTATTTTCAGGATAAAACTGATTTGGCCAACTTTTTAAATATTCTATATATGAGTCTATTCTTTTTATTCTTTCCATAGCTATTTTATTATAATCAGTCATTTTATTATTTTTTAGCTTGTAATATTCATCTTCCCATAAATCAATATCAATTCTCCATTTTTGGAATCTTTCAGCTTCTTTCTGAAATTTTTTTGCTTCATCATAGTAATATGGAACACATGAATAAAAATATTTTGCATATTGTAAACTTTCTATAATCATCTCTTTATAAAGGTAATTATAAAAGTAGATATTTTCTTTATCAAATCTTGCACCAAGTTGAAGATAACACTTAACAATTAATAGATTAATATGCATTTTAAAAAGAAACTTATATCTTATATATTGTTCTTGAGAAGTTATCTTAGTTAAAGCTTGAACAACTGGTGCAAAAGGTGCTTCAAGAGCCTTCTGTAAGTATTCTATATTTCTAAAAATAACTATTTGGTTATCAGTCATCCCATCAACATATAAAAGATAATACTGTTCTGCATATATTATTGGGGAAGACTCTAGGTTTTGAAATTTACTAGACAATAAGAATAAGAAAATAACTATAAATAATAAAAAAAAGAGAGATTTCCTTTTATTTACAACAAGTTTTTTACACATAAAAAATTAAATGAGATTTATAAATATTTTAATTTTCTTTAACAGCTATTTTCAATATGCCAAGCAATAAAAAAAACATAGTTAGAAGTATTATTAAAATTTTTATTATTGGTATATTACCTATACTCATAAACCAATCTGATGGAAGTAGTTCAACATTTTCAAGAACCCTAAAGAAAGAATAAAGATAATTAAATAAAGCAGATAAAACAATTAAAAAATAATTATCATTATCCCTATTTTTAGACCAAAAGTAAACAGATGCAAATGCTAAAGATATCCCGATAATCATGTCTAATATAGGAAAAAAATACATAATATTTATTTCCTTCTAATTTTTATAGCTTATTAAATATATTTTATTTTAAATTTTATAATAAAATTAATATTTTAATAATTTGCTAATTCTTTAAATTATTCTTTTGTACTTTTTAATAAAAAATTTTTATAATATAGAAATAATTGCTCTAAAATCTTGATCTCTCATTTTCAAAGGTAATACCCCATAATTATAAAATGAGAAATAAAATTTTTTTTCAATTTTTTCTTTTTTTGTTTTATATTTTTTATTTATTAGATTATCTGAATTAGGCAAATTATTATAAATATTTTTATATGGACCAATTAAATTATACTTATTTATTTTTTTAATTTTTCTATAAATCAAATTAAGATAAAAATAATAATTTTTATAATAATCCTTATTTAAAATTTTTAAATAAAATATTTTGAACAATTTTAACATAAATTTATTACAAAATACATTATCTTCTCTAAAACCAAAATTATTAATTTCTTTATCTTTGCATGAATTATCTATTTTATATGTTTCAGTTCTTACATTATCATTAAATAAAATTATGTTAAAGTTTAAACCATTTACTAAATTTGATCCAAATAAATAAAAATCATATAAGTCTGGTCTTTTTTCTTTAGATTCTATAATATTATCCTTTATTTTATTAATATAAAGATTTTCTCCATCTTTATTATATTTATTTATTATTAAATCTATATTGTCATATTCTTTATTGTAATTGAAATATTCCAATATTGGAGATATCCTAAAAGATGTATAAGAATCATCTAAAAATATCTTGAAACCAAAAATTTTAAATATATGAATTATCAATTTATAAATTTCAATAAATTTAATATATAACTCTAAAAATTCTGGTATCTCTTTTTCATAAAAGATATAATTTTTCAAATATTGAAAAGATAAATTAGAATTTACCGACATATTTTTTAATAACCAATTATTAAAGTTATTGTTACTATTAAAGAAATAGATCCATTTCTCAATTTCCCAATAAGGAAATCCTTCTATAAATAAAACTTTTTTTTGATTAAAAATAGTTTTAATCTTATACTCTAAGTTACTGCAATTACAAGATAAATTTAAATCTATCAAATTTTTAAAGATATCAATAAAATACTCATAAATTAAATTTTTATTATTATTTAAAACTTCAAAATTAATAGATATTGAATCCCTATTTATTTTTTCATTTTTTGAGCTTATATCTTG contains:
- a CDS encoding MBL fold metallo-hydrolase; this translates as MIKNLKVYRFNEDALPLSNNGELTLYFLGCGSAFAKTLYQNNLVIIKGNTSIFVDFGNRAPEALAKVELNVSNIDNLILTHSHADHIGGVEEIALMNRYFYKRKPRLYITEKYKDILWNESLAGGCKYSEKKEGKYLEIEDFFEVVYPKKIKLNYDFKEDRDVSEIEIGSINIIFYRTKHIPSGYKDLKDFQISYGLLIDKRIIFTSDTIFDSELLDILVKNFEIDAIFHDCQFFPGGVHASYEELKTLSDNIKSKIFLMHYGDNYSTIIPEKDGFAGFVKQNFFYSFL
- a CDS encoding MazG family protein; amino-acid sequence: MDLSCLSKKLKEIVDVLRSENGCPWDKSQTIKSLSQYILEEVYEVYDAMENKDIENLKEELGDILSQVYMISRIAEEEGLFCLEDVYTGIIEKLFRRHPHVFGDKKAYSSSEALKYWNEKKNEEKKNNKIRALPTLIYAMKIINKKGLIYNKNILKLIDDFKKLSNKFEIYLNKTIENNKRNNDKVNLFNEEFEMVIAEFLFKIILIALLIGFNPDFALRKYLEEKFSESEDDKES
- a CDS encoding STAS domain-containing protein, producing the protein MEEFFKIGKIGNDLLIVLPKVSNFKISLVFKETIENEKNYENLILIMSDITYMDSSFIGSLVHISLKVKNEKAKVPIIYGNNYVEEIFKKYSLTNLFILKKDIIEFNEEILREVKSINDDEIKYLKSVLNDHKILSSLSEKNYETFKSLIESLEKEIEKRNNNGE
- a CDS encoding LemA family protein, producing MNKNYILIGIVIVIFLMIISLISTYNSIVRLDEEVNAAWAQVDVQLKRRADLIPNIVETVKGYANFEKETLTSVIEARAKALGAKTIDEKIDANNQFGQAISRLLVLVENYPDLKANENFKALITELEGTENRISVERKRYNDIVATYNKKIRQFPIVFFARMFGFTPKKYFEITEEEKQVPKVKF
- a CDS encoding TPM domain-containing protein, with the protein product MKKTILPIFIILVLIFFSFEIPNYYNYVNDFANLISDSYEIKINNLLKVLDETTSVEIAILTLSSINNNSIEEVAVKVFEKWKIGKKGKDNGILIILAYNERKVRIEVGYGLEGDIPDIKAKDFLDSYGVPYFKEGNFNDGFYILTLRLAKEICKVNELKFEDILKKAQIEEQNYDKYFKNNEDEYGGKSDPIFIIFIIIMFLLFFRFFPNFLPFLIYMNIGGGGYFGRNNSNFKGGGFGGFGGGRSGGGGATSSF